One genomic segment of Gasterosteus aculeatus chromosome 6, fGasAcu3.hap1.1, whole genome shotgun sequence includes these proteins:
- the mettl18 gene encoding histidine protein methyltransferase 1 homolog isoform X1 translates to MSFCFNFDVPTQSINPDDVDENKLQNGKKDNPSKYMEHVAKPAEPVKEAKEHLPPSDTHFLLRDAVTETVTIGTLPPLRFLNETVFERTASEREDGEKILSRTAEQRSDLISGLYEGGLKVWECTYDLLERLEEAGETFRGKAVLDLGCGAGLLGILALQRGATQIHFQDYNSTVIEQLTVPNVTLNCQEDDEVDSEEDKEGSGGGKVQEEDGCKEKIKDGSPPPKIRAADLSQHHPLARCRFFSGDWSTFLAFLKKEDPLPKYDIIFTSETIYNPAYYPALHEALHQLLAPGGLVYLATKSHYFGVGGGLHLFETFVEQRGIFSVDHLWDGDEGLQRHVVVLRFRKSKGL, encoded by the exons atgtcattttgttttaacTTCGACGTCCCGACACAGTCAATAAACCCGGACGATGTGGATGAAAATAAACTTCAAAATGGAAAGAAAGATAATCCTTCTAAATAT atggaGCATGTTGCCAAACCAGCAGAGCCAGTAAAAGAAGCCAAAGAGCACCTTCCACCATCTGACACGCACTTCCTCCTCAGGGATGCTGTCACTGAAACGGTTACCATAGGAACTCTTCCCCCTCTTCGCTTCCTTAATGAGACCGTTTTTGAAAGGACCGCCtcggagagagaggacggggagAAAATTCTCTCCCGCACCGCGGAGCAGAGGTCCGATCTAATCTCCGGCCTGTACGAGGGAGGGCTTAAGGTGTGGGAGTGCACTTACGACCTTCTGGAGCGGCTCGAGGAAGCCGGAGAGACCTTTAGGGGGAAGGCGGTTTTGGATTTGGGCTGCGGAGCGGGGCTGTTGGGGATATTGGCTCTGCAGAGGGGAGCCACGCAGATCCACTTTCAAGATTATAACAGTACAGTTATTGAACAGCTGACTGTGCCAAATGTAACACTAAACTGCCAAGAAGACGATGAAGTAGATAGCGAAGAAGACAAAGAAGGGAGTGGCGGGGGAAAAGTACAGGAGGAAGATGGTTGtaaagaaaagataaaagatggCAGCCCGCCACCTAAGATTAGAGCCGCGGACCTGTCCCAGCACCATCCACTAGCCAGGTGTCGTTTCTTCTCCGGCGACTGGAGCACGTTTCTTGCTTTCCTTAAAAAGGAGGACCCGTTACCAAAATATGACATTATATTCACCTCCGAGACCATCTACAACCCGGCCTATTACCCAGCGCTACACGAGgccctccaccagctgctggccCCGGGCGGACTGGTCTACCTCGCCACCAAGTCGCACTACTTCGGCGTCGGGGGCGGGCTGCACCTGTTTGAGACATTCGTGGAGCAGAGGGGTATTTTCTCTGTGGACCACCTGTGGGATGGTGACGAGGGACTGCAGAGACACGTAGTCGTCCTCCGTTTTAGAAAGTCTAAGGGCCTTTGA
- the mettl18 gene encoding histidine protein methyltransferase 1 homolog isoform X2, which produces MEHVAKPAEPVKEAKEHLPPSDTHFLLRDAVTETVTIGTLPPLRFLNETVFERTASEREDGEKILSRTAEQRSDLISGLYEGGLKVWECTYDLLERLEEAGETFRGKAVLDLGCGAGLLGILALQRGATQIHFQDYNSTVIEQLTVPNVTLNCQEDDEVDSEEDKEGSGGGKVQEEDGCKEKIKDGSPPPKIRAADLSQHHPLARCRFFSGDWSTFLAFLKKEDPLPKYDIIFTSETIYNPAYYPALHEALHQLLAPGGLVYLATKSHYFGVGGGLHLFETFVEQRGIFSVDHLWDGDEGLQRHVVVLRFRKSKGL; this is translated from the coding sequence atggaGCATGTTGCCAAACCAGCAGAGCCAGTAAAAGAAGCCAAAGAGCACCTTCCACCATCTGACACGCACTTCCTCCTCAGGGATGCTGTCACTGAAACGGTTACCATAGGAACTCTTCCCCCTCTTCGCTTCCTTAATGAGACCGTTTTTGAAAGGACCGCCtcggagagagaggacggggagAAAATTCTCTCCCGCACCGCGGAGCAGAGGTCCGATCTAATCTCCGGCCTGTACGAGGGAGGGCTTAAGGTGTGGGAGTGCACTTACGACCTTCTGGAGCGGCTCGAGGAAGCCGGAGAGACCTTTAGGGGGAAGGCGGTTTTGGATTTGGGCTGCGGAGCGGGGCTGTTGGGGATATTGGCTCTGCAGAGGGGAGCCACGCAGATCCACTTTCAAGATTATAACAGTACAGTTATTGAACAGCTGACTGTGCCAAATGTAACACTAAACTGCCAAGAAGACGATGAAGTAGATAGCGAAGAAGACAAAGAAGGGAGTGGCGGGGGAAAAGTACAGGAGGAAGATGGTTGtaaagaaaagataaaagatggCAGCCCGCCACCTAAGATTAGAGCCGCGGACCTGTCCCAGCACCATCCACTAGCCAGGTGTCGTTTCTTCTCCGGCGACTGGAGCACGTTTCTTGCTTTCCTTAAAAAGGAGGACCCGTTACCAAAATATGACATTATATTCACCTCCGAGACCATCTACAACCCGGCCTATTACCCAGCGCTACACGAGgccctccaccagctgctggccCCGGGCGGACTGGTCTACCTCGCCACCAAGTCGCACTACTTCGGCGTCGGGGGCGGGCTGCACCTGTTTGAGACATTCGTGGAGCAGAGGGGTATTTTCTCTGTGGACCACCTGTGGGATGGTGACGAGGGACTGCAGAGACACGTAGTCGTCCTCCGTTTTAGAAAGTCTAAGGGCCTTTGA
- the sufu gene encoding suppressor of fused homolog yields MDEVRPTSGVQTHGLVPLFPPGLQAIYGECRRLYPEQANPLQVTAIVKYWLGGPDPLDYISMYRSAGCAAQDIQEHWHYVSFGLSDLYGDNRVHEFTGADGPSGFGFELTFRLKRETGETAPPTWPAELMQGLARYVFQSENTFCSGDHISWHSPLDNSESRIQHMLLTEDPQMQPVQTPFGSVSFLQIVGVCTEELQAAQQWNGQGILELMRGVRVAGGSWLITDMRRGETIFDIDPHLQQERVDQGIETEGSNLSGVSAKCVWDDLSRPPEDEEDSRSICIGSQPRRLSDKDTEQIRETLRKGLEFNSKAAIPPISSQRQGHERPQSRKDSLESESSAAIVPHELVRTRQLESVHLKFNQESGTLLPLCLRGRLLHGRHFTFKSINGDTAITFVSTGVEGAFATEEHPYAAHGPWLQILLTEEFVERMLGDLQELNTREETELPKEYSWPEKKLTISVLPDSVFDNPLQ; encoded by the exons ATGGATGAGGTACGGCCTACCAGCGGTGTTCAAACCCACGGGCTGGTGCCGCTGTTTCCCCCCGGACTGCAGGCTATCTACGGGGAATGCCGGCGACTTTACCCCGAACAGGCCAACCCGCTTCAAGTTACGGCCATTGTTAAATATTG GTTGGGGGGACCAGACCCGTTAGACTACATAAGCATGTACAGGAGTGCGGGCTGTGCGGCTCAGGACATCCAGGAGCATTGGCACTACGTCAGCTTTGGGCTGAGTGACCTGTATGGAGACAATAGGGTTCACGA ATTTACAGGGGCAGACGGACCCAGTGGGTTTGGTTTTGAGCTCACGTTTCGACTcaagagagagacgggagagaCGGCTCCACCAACATGGCCGGCTGAACTCATGCAAGGCCTGGCTCGCTATGTTTTCCAGTCCG aaaacacattttgtagtGGTGACCATATATCGTGGCACAGTCCACTTGACAACAGTGAATCTCGTATCCAGCACATGTTGCTAACAGAGGACCCACAGATGCAACCCGTGCAGACACCATTCGGCTCAGTGAGCTTTCTTCAG ATTGTGGGCGTCTGTACAGAGGAGCTCCAGGCAGCACAACAATGGAACGGCCAGGGCATCCTGGAGCTGATGCGCGGAGTCAGAGT AGCCGGTGGCTCCTGGCTGATCACAGACATGCGGAGAGGGGAGACCATTTTTGACATTGATCCACACCTACAA CAGGAGAGAGTGGACCAGGGGATTGAGACGGAGGGTTCCAACCTGAGCGGGGTGAGCGCCAAATGTGTGTGGGACGACCTGAGTCGACCGccggaggatgaggaggacagCCGATCCATCTGTATCGGCTCACAGCCACGGAGGCTCTCGGACAAAG ACACGGAGCAGATTAGAGAGACCCTGAGAAAAGGGCTGGAGTTTAACAGCAAGGCGGCGATACCACCAATCAGCAGCCAGAGACAGGGCCACGAGAGACCTCA GAGTCGTAAGGACAGCTTAGAGAGTGAGAGTTCAGCGGCCATTGTTCCTCATGAGCTGGTCCGAACTCGGCAGTTGGAGAGCGTCCATCTGAAATTCAACCAAGAGTCGGGCACGCTGTTGCCTCTCTGCCTGCG GGGCCGGTTGCTCCACGGGAGACACTTCACATTCAAAAGTATCAACGGAGACACGGCCATTACATTTGTGTCCACCGGCGTTGAAGGAGCTTTTGCTACTGAAGAGCATCCATATGCAGCCCATGGCCCCTGGCTTCAg ATCTTGTTGACTGAGGAGTTTGTGGAGCGGATGCTGGGGGATTTACAGGAACTTAACACTCGTGAGGAG ACCGAGTTACCGAAGGAGTACAGTTGGCCAGAAAAGAAGCTGACGATCTCGGTCCTACCAGACTCTGTGTTTGATAATCCACTGCAATGA